From the Pedobacter cryoconitis genome, one window contains:
- a CDS encoding RNA polymerase sigma factor yields the protein MAIYTQLDDFALIELLKGDDESAFAEIYSRYAENMAGFACSKLYSLEDARDLIHDLFVKLWENRKQLAISSSLKTYLYLLVRHRIIDKIRKNITREEYADGLKYLRYAYHNSIEQKIYLKELEDTIEKSLNELSPRVKEIYQMSRVEELSIKEIAEKLGLAEQTVKNQLSTALKHLQKVLAQVSVTAFLYWIIS from the coding sequence ATGGCGATATACACACAATTAGACGACTTTGCATTAATTGAACTTCTTAAAGGTGATGATGAGTCTGCTTTTGCGGAAATCTATAGCCGTTACGCGGAAAATATGGCCGGCTTTGCCTGCTCAAAATTATATAGCTTAGAGGATGCAAGAGATCTTATACATGATCTGTTTGTGAAGCTCTGGGAAAATAGAAAACAACTGGCTATCAGTTCAAGCCTAAAGACGTATTTATATTTATTAGTTCGTCACCGTATTATCGATAAGATCAGAAAGAACATTACCCGTGAAGAATATGCCGATGGGTTAAAATATTTGCGTTATGCTTATCATAATAGTATTGAACAAAAGATATATCTGAAAGAGCTGGAAGATACTATTGAAAAGTCGCTCAATGAGCTATCACCAAGGGTAAAGGAAATCTATCAAATGAGCAGGGTAGAAGAGCTGAGTATTAAGGAAATTGCTGAAAAGCTCGGATTAGCAGAACAGACTGTGAAAAATCAACTTTCAACGGCATTAAAACATTTACAGAAAGTACTCGCTCAGGTATCTGTTACCGCATTTTTATACTGGATAATTTCTTAA
- a CDS encoding GNAT family N-acetyltransferase, producing MIKILRTDSENTDFVKLIKSLDEHLAEKHGDDHLFYDQFNKVDQIKHVVVAYENDEAIGCGAIKQYAPDTMEVKRMYTSPVARGKGIATNILTELEIWATELAYEKCILETEKRQVGAIELYKKNGYQIIPNYGQYAEIENSVCFEKEMIHIF from the coding sequence ATGATTAAAATATTAAGAACAGACTCAGAAAACACAGACTTTGTTAAACTTATTAAGTCTCTTGATGAACATCTGGCAGAAAAACATGGCGATGATCATCTTTTTTATGATCAATTTAATAAAGTTGACCAGATTAAGCATGTTGTTGTTGCTTATGAGAATGATGAGGCAATTGGCTGTGGTGCAATTAAGCAGTATGCTCCGGATACAATGGAAGTTAAAAGAATGTATACTTCCCCAGTTGCCAGAGGTAAAGGTATTGCAACAAATATCTTAACTGAATTGGAGATATGGGCAACTGAGCTGGCCTATGAAAAGTGCATTTTGGAAACTGAAAAAAGACAAGTTGGAGCTATAGAACTTTATAAGAAAAATGGTTATCAAATCATTCCAAATTACGGTCAGTACGCTGAGATTGAAAACAGTGTATGCTTTGAAAAAGAGATGATCCATATCTTTTAA
- a CDS encoding DUF2784 domain-containing protein — MNYLLLDWFFTLLHLIIIGFNLLGWIWQATRKLHLMVVALTLGCWLILGIWYGLGYCPITDWQWQIKEKLGEVNLPNSFIKYYADKISGQDISSSFIDIVTGVSFALAVILTIYMNFIKRKRI; from the coding sequence ATGAATTATCTACTGCTGGATTGGTTTTTCACCTTACTTCATTTAATAATTATTGGCTTTAATTTATTGGGATGGATATGGCAGGCTACAAGAAAGCTACATCTTATGGTAGTTGCGCTGACTTTAGGCTGCTGGTTAATTCTGGGCATCTGGTACGGATTAGGCTATTGTCCGATTACAGACTGGCAATGGCAGATTAAGGAAAAACTAGGTGAAGTTAATCTGCCAAATTCTTTTATTAAATACTATGCTGACAAGATTTCCGGGCAGGATATTTCTTCTTCATTTATCGATATAGTAACCGGGGTTAGTTTTGCGCTGGCAGTAATACTTACTATATATATGAATTTTATTAAGAGGAAACGTATTTAG
- a CDS encoding RBBP9/YdeN family alpha/beta hydrolase — METKILIMPGLGGSGEKHWQSFWAKSFTNATRLEQENWDEPELDKWLGQLNTTLLKLDSPVILVAHSLAVSLVAHWAVKYTNSHIKGALLVAPADVDSPAHTPDSVRSFSPIPITKLPFPSIVITSENDPYVDVQRAGYFAAQWGSEFINIGLNGHINSDSNLGLWEEGQLILKRLF, encoded by the coding sequence ATGGAAACAAAAATATTGATTATGCCAGGACTGGGCGGTTCCGGAGAAAAGCACTGGCAAAGCTTTTGGGCAAAAAGCTTCACTAATGCAACCCGGCTTGAACAGGAAAACTGGGATGAACCAGAACTTGATAAATGGCTCGGACAGTTAAATACAACACTTTTAAAATTAGACAGCCCTGTTATTTTAGTTGCCCACAGTCTTGCTGTCTCTTTAGTGGCACATTGGGCAGTTAAATATACTAATTCTCATATTAAAGGGGCTTTGCTTGTAGCTCCGGCAGATGTTGATTCTCCGGCGCATACGCCTGATTCTGTAAGAAGTTTTTCTCCGATACCTATTACAAAACTACCTTTTCCTTCCATCGTTATCACAAGTGAGAATGATCCTTATGTTGATGTGCAAAGAGCTGGTTATTTTGCAGCGCAATGGGGAAGTGAGTTCATTAATATCGGGCTGAACGGTCATATCAATTCAGATTCGAATCTGGGACTCTGGGAAGAAGGACAATTGATCTTAAAGAGATTATTTTAA
- a CDS encoding DUF2007 domain-containing protein — protein sequence MDKIVVFETFYNPIEANIVKSRLMDAEIQCFLSDENTIIMNPLYTQALGGVKLHLFERDVELARIILGETIPVLETTDEEEGEYVCPKCGSHNVGYVQATKRRFGILTMLISIAFFIYPFHVKKVHHCFNCLHEY from the coding sequence ATGGATAAAATCGTCGTATTTGAAACATTCTATAATCCTATAGAAGCAAACATTGTAAAATCAAGATTAATGGATGCGGAAATTCAGTGTTTTTTATCTGATGAAAATACAATTATTATGAACCCTTTATATACACAAGCCCTGGGCGGTGTTAAGCTTCACCTTTTTGAAAGAGACGTTGAGTTGGCCAGAATTATATTAGGAGAAACAATCCCGGTTTTAGAAACAACAGATGAAGAAGAGGGAGAATATGTTTGCCCTAAATGCGGATCTCACAACGTTGGTTACGTCCAGGCAACTAAAAGACGATTTGGTATTTTGACGATGCTGATTTCAATAGCCTTTTTTATTTATCCATTCCATGTGAAGAAAGTTCATCACTGTTTTAACTGTCTCCATGAGTATTAA
- a CDS encoding SDR family oxidoreductase — MNTNISGKVIVITGASSGIGLATAKKLSEQGAIVSLGARRMDKLEELVRAIETNGGQAIARRTDVSNRIDLENLVKDTVQEFGKVDVIVNNAGVMPLSLLESLKFDEWDQMIDVNIKGVLHGIAAVLPYFKAQKSGQVINVSSVAGHIVAPTSAVYSATKFAVRAISEGFRQEVKPYNIRTTIISPGLTESELSNTISVEQVKTSIDEMRKMSIPAISIANAIAYAIGQPEDVDTSEIIIRPTLQPM; from the coding sequence ATGAATACTAACATTTCAGGAAAAGTAATAGTGATTACAGGGGCTAGTAGTGGCATTGGGCTGGCCACAGCTAAAAAGTTGAGTGAACAGGGAGCTATCGTCAGTTTGGGCGCCAGGCGTATGGATAAACTGGAAGAACTGGTAAGAGCGATTGAAACCAATGGAGGGCAAGCCATTGCACGTCGTACCGATGTGAGCAATAGGATAGATCTGGAAAACCTGGTTAAAGATACAGTACAAGAATTCGGTAAAGTAGATGTAATTGTAAACAATGCAGGAGTAATGCCTTTGTCATTACTTGAAAGTCTGAAATTTGACGAGTGGGATCAGATGATTGATGTCAATATAAAAGGTGTGTTGCATGGGATCGCAGCTGTTTTGCCTTATTTTAAAGCGCAAAAATCAGGACAGGTAATTAACGTATCCTCGGTAGCCGGACACATCGTCGCGCCAACTTCCGCTGTATATTCTGCTACAAAATTTGCGGTGCGTGCAATTAGTGAGGGATTCAGGCAGGAAGTAAAACCTTATAATATTCGTACAACGATCATTTCTCCAGGACTTACAGAAAGTGAATTGTCGAATACGATTTCTGTAGAACAAGTAAAAACATCAATAGACGAAATGAGAAAAATGTCTATTCCAGCAATAAGTATTGCCAATGCCATTGCTTATGCTATAGGCCAACCAGAAGATGTAGATACGAGTGAAATTATAATCAGGCCCACTTTACAGCCGATGTAA
- a CDS encoding SDR family oxidoreductase: protein MNKTILITGSSSGIGKATAIFFAEQGWKVIATMRKPEQGTELSALKNIWVHPLDVLDPVSIQKAVNEGIERFGKIDVLVNNAGYGAYGPLEVFERENIIRQFNTNVIGLLDVTKAVLPHFRANKDGIIINISSMGGKLTFPFGALYHGTKFAVEGISESLSFEVAAFGVKVKIIEPGATATDFAGRSFDFKNDESIDEYQGLMSRLMKMLNEIGENSVPARVVAEKIYEAATDGSDKLRYPATPDAVALLEKRDQEGDDVFITDFKKQLGLL from the coding sequence ATGAACAAAACAATTTTAATAACAGGAAGCAGTAGCGGTATTGGCAAAGCGACGGCAATATTTTTTGCAGAACAAGGCTGGAAAGTTATTGCAACAATGCGCAAGCCAGAACAGGGAACAGAATTGAGTGCATTGAAAAACATATGGGTACATCCATTGGATGTACTTGACCCGGTAAGCATTCAGAAAGCCGTTAATGAGGGTATTGAACGTTTTGGTAAAATAGACGTTCTGGTCAATAATGCCGGATATGGTGCCTATGGTCCATTAGAGGTTTTTGAACGTGAAAATATTATCCGTCAGTTTAATACCAATGTTATTGGCTTGCTGGATGTCACTAAAGCGGTATTACCACACTTCAGGGCAAATAAAGATGGAATCATCATCAACATATCTTCTATGGGGGGAAAATTAACCTTTCCATTTGGAGCCCTATATCACGGAACAAAATTTGCAGTAGAAGGAATATCAGAGTCTCTGAGTTTTGAGGTAGCCGCATTTGGTGTAAAGGTCAAAATTATTGAGCCAGGTGCCACGGCTACTGATTTTGCAGGAAGATCATTTGATTTTAAAAACGATGAAAGTATAGATGAGTACCAGGGATTAATGAGCAGACTTATGAAAATGCTAAACGAGATTGGTGAAAATAGCGTACCGGCCCGTGTAGTTGCTGAAAAGATCTACGAAGCTGCAACAGATGGCAGCGACAAATTACGCTACCCTGCTACTCCGGATGCCGTAGCTTTATTGGAAAAACGTGACCAGGAAGGCGACGATGTTTTTATCACAGATTTCAAAAAACAACTGGGCTTACTATAA
- a CDS encoding cytochrome c3 family protein gives MGLRRFFLIFCMLAIFVFALVQCTQVKSKSNDSRGPAYAGSSTCVSCHKDLTESAVHNSHFNASKMLTKTNSADSLHIPDGEFIFNEQTRVQVKNRADGLYQSAMINGTDRKTEHTDMVFGAGNSAYTFAYWYGKQLMQMPLNYLTKEHQWVNSPGFPDNQIYFGRPIISRCLECHSSFADKKLVQGANFSVTEEYVKNSVIAGIDCERCHGPAAQHVTFHQENPTVKKANYMVSYKKLALLRRIDVCGVCHSGTGIKTVSSTFSFKPGDTLKTLPEYSAYRGEDPDVHGKQKQLLEASMCYKIGKAECITCHDVHENKKPDLVVYSAKCLSCHQDVKHETLKDKNKAMLAKNCIDCHMPVKESHAIGFQMSNSKEKIPYKLRTHRIAIYNDLIKGK, from the coding sequence ATGGGCCTGAGACGCTTCTTCCTGATTTTTTGTATGCTGGCAATTTTTGTGTTTGCGCTTGTACAATGTACACAGGTAAAAAGTAAAAGTAATGATAGCAGAGGGCCTGCCTATGCAGGGAGTTCTACCTGCGTAAGTTGTCACAAAGACCTTACAGAATCTGCGGTTCACAATTCCCATTTTAATGCTTCAAAGATGTTGACCAAAACTAACTCTGCCGACAGCCTGCACATTCCTGATGGTGAGTTTATTTTTAATGAACAGACTAGAGTTCAGGTCAAAAATCGTGCTGATGGCCTTTATCAGTCTGCAATGATCAATGGAACTGATAGAAAAACTGAGCATACAGACATGGTTTTTGGCGCAGGAAACAGTGCTTATACATTCGCATATTGGTATGGTAAACAACTGATGCAAATGCCATTGAATTACCTGACCAAAGAACATCAATGGGTAAACAGCCCTGGTTTTCCTGATAACCAGATTTATTTTGGCAGGCCAATCATTTCGCGTTGTTTAGAATGCCATAGCTCCTTCGCTGATAAAAAGCTGGTACAGGGTGCTAATTTTTCGGTAACGGAAGAATATGTTAAAAACTCAGTTATTGCCGGTATAGATTGTGAACGTTGCCATGGCCCGGCGGCTCAGCATGTAACCTTTCATCAGGAAAATCCTACGGTAAAAAAGGCCAATTATATGGTGAGTTATAAAAAGCTGGCGCTATTGCGGAGAATAGATGTTTGTGGGGTATGCCATTCAGGGACGGGTATCAAAACCGTGAGTTCTACCTTTAGTTTTAAACCCGGGGACACGTTAAAAACACTACCCGAATATAGTGCTTATAGAGGAGAAGATCCTGACGTACATGGTAAACAAAAGCAGTTGCTTGAGGCTAGTATGTGTTATAAAATTGGTAAGGCAGAATGTATTACGTGCCACGATGTGCATGAGAATAAGAAACCTGATCTGGTAGTTTATTCCGCAAAATGTCTTAGCTGTCATCAGGACGTGAAACATGAAACATTGAAAGATAAAAACAAAGCTATGCTGGCAAAGAACTGTATCGACTGCCATATGCCGGTTAAAGAGTCTCACGCTATTGGTTTCCAGATGAGTAACAGTAAGGAAAAAATACCTTATAAACTGCGTACACACCGTATTGCGATTTATAATGATTTGATTAAGGGTAAATAA